The Brevibacillus brevis genome contains a region encoding:
- a CDS encoding class I SAM-dependent methyltransferase produces MIVRDIEKALQQSNCNHWRYNSLTLSKQALVHTCRHIKKENEKCQILQLGGGDSALFWKSLGELELLPVQATIVEHHPIRAKEIKESLGDVPHVSLVTSSLKQLSEEEWNKIFDNPTESRSLWPAIGQHVPENQFDHFSIQNAFYADLDQLSLSVHSVDVMVVDGPHGNGRSLAYPLFVDTLKPDALILVDDFDHYPFLTHLGKIYHYEELFREIAGNRRWVLVRLQGTKN; encoded by the coding sequence ATGATCGTTCGCGATATCGAAAAAGCTTTGCAGCAATCTAATTGTAATCACTGGCGATACAACTCACTCACGTTGAGCAAACAGGCCCTCGTACATACATGCCGTCATATCAAAAAAGAAAATGAGAAGTGCCAGATACTTCAGTTGGGTGGAGGTGACTCCGCTCTGTTTTGGAAATCACTTGGCGAGCTTGAGCTGCTCCCGGTTCAAGCAACCATTGTGGAGCATCATCCGATTCGTGCAAAGGAAATCAAGGAGAGTCTAGGTGATGTACCTCATGTCAGCTTGGTGACCAGCTCTTTGAAGCAACTATCCGAAGAGGAATGGAACAAGATCTTCGACAATCCAACAGAGAGCAGGAGCTTGTGGCCTGCCATCGGACAGCATGTTCCTGAGAATCAGTTTGATCATTTTTCTATTCAAAACGCATTTTACGCGGATTTGGACCAACTATCGCTTTCCGTTCATTCAGTAGATGTCATGGTTGTAGACGGTCCGCATGGCAACGGCCGCTCTCTGGCCTATCCACTATTTGTTGACACGCTCAAACCAGATGCGCTTATTCTCGTAGATGATTTTGATCACTATCCCTTTCTGACTCATCTCGGAAAAATCTATCACTACGAAGAACTTTTTCGAGAGATAGCCGGAAATCGTCGCTGGGTATTGGTAAGGCTTCAAGGCACCAAAAATTAA